Proteins encoded in a region of the Catenulispora sp. EB89 genome:
- a CDS encoding AMP-binding protein has product MDDGTVSLWAAAMATAELYPERLAVLAPDGEATYGELLGCAYALAARFVAEGVGPRDRVGVAVAPGRTAIAAAMAAMMCGAAFVPVDPAHPDAFIQSLLQASSASIAVSAPGRASLGLPTITADEVEPLFGAGVRDVFPALNRDVAYVIHTSGSTGVPKGIAVSHRSALNVIAEIDRIAPSPKYANGSWWASPSFDVSIWEAWAPLQRGGAVVVVPDHARLDAEELVGFLDAQGAASMLIMPGLLPSVRDALVNTDLGKGFRCLLTGGEPVRLGVCQDILAARPELVVLNGYGPAETTIASSLYRVPAVGGDRNGRTPIGLAVAGNRIHLVDSSGAPTTNEVGELLVAGINVARGYLNGQAGGFTTEPGGTGEPAYRTGDLVRRLPDGNLLFESRVDNQLKVRGHRVEPGEVEAALHRVGRFHEVVVASRNGNRDLVAYVVPRPGTDVDPDDTILNVRKLLPAYAVPSMIVRIGAVPQTRNGKTDYAALAALAVDKGDREPNPVADPLLQAVLDCFFEYAQGTGGSPDSGFIEVGGTSLGAIQAAADLRRRLGKRVSAADILRAPSAHALARLLADATEATSAGPLTGTMRGPLTPAQLAMWLHEQVTQDDLRYVEVVAFDFPTGLDTLRLVGAIRTAAARHLAFGARIVEESSGPHWSLGERMVAVGCPERAVIAGSAEHAVRIAEAFGAFDLSTGPLMRAEVIRCGPDSGTVVFSWHHLVIDGWSLRRFLAEVGRCYRDDTYEPASEPRTVCDLAALSAAAQADPGFAARVSARADRIRGSGPIRFAWPGSVSAEVEPDRGLCILFHLTGLENEALLARARQFDVTIHTIYLSAFQDSVQRVTGLRDFNVAIAVSERDVWGAGDVAGCLVNTVLVPAADPDLSTANYVRSVGTAVKTALADVDIPFSAVMRELLRGIKPRPSNVPQLYFTMDQAATLDLGSIEGRPRYITQRSPKFEMTFRLDVGATDVHGELAFQPTAVPPGVAQAVVDEFVAAVARLCLSH; this is encoded by the coding sequence ATGGATGACGGCACTGTGAGCCTGTGGGCTGCTGCGATGGCGACAGCGGAACTGTACCCGGAACGGTTGGCGGTTCTGGCTCCAGATGGCGAGGCCACCTACGGTGAACTGCTCGGATGCGCGTATGCGCTCGCAGCGCGTTTCGTGGCGGAAGGAGTCGGCCCGCGTGACCGGGTCGGCGTCGCGGTGGCGCCGGGTCGCACCGCCATCGCTGCCGCGATGGCTGCGATGATGTGCGGGGCGGCGTTCGTCCCGGTCGATCCCGCGCATCCCGACGCTTTCATTCAGAGTCTGTTACAAGCTTCCTCCGCGTCGATCGCAGTGTCTGCTCCCGGCAGGGCATCGCTCGGCCTGCCGACCATCACCGCCGACGAGGTCGAACCCTTGTTCGGGGCGGGTGTCCGCGACGTGTTTCCGGCTCTGAACAGGGACGTCGCTTACGTTATACACACATCGGGCTCCACGGGCGTTCCTAAAGGGATCGCGGTCTCTCATCGGAGCGCACTCAATGTGATCGCGGAAATAGATCGAATCGCCCCGAGTCCGAAATACGCGAACGGAAGTTGGTGGGCGAGTCCCAGTTTCGACGTCTCGATTTGGGAAGCGTGGGCTCCGCTTCAGCGTGGAGGAGCCGTCGTCGTGGTACCGGACCACGCCAGGCTCGACGCGGAAGAACTCGTGGGCTTCCTGGACGCACAGGGCGCCGCGAGCATGCTCATCATGCCTGGGCTGTTGCCCTCGGTCCGGGATGCCCTGGTGAATACGGACCTTGGTAAAGGTTTTCGGTGCTTGCTGACTGGTGGGGAACCTGTCCGGCTCGGCGTTTGCCAGGACATCTTGGCGGCGCGGCCCGAGCTGGTCGTCCTCAACGGCTACGGCCCCGCAGAGACGACCATAGCCAGCTCTCTTTACCGGGTGCCCGCCGTTGGCGGCGACCGTAACGGCCGCACGCCCATCGGCCTGGCCGTCGCCGGCAACCGTATCCATCTGGTGGATTCCTCCGGAGCCCCGACGACCAACGAGGTGGGCGAGCTTTTGGTCGCGGGGATCAATGTCGCCCGCGGCTATCTGAACGGCCAAGCGGGTGGGTTCACCACCGAGCCCGGAGGCACCGGCGAGCCCGCGTACCGTACTGGAGATCTGGTGCGCCGACTGCCGGACGGGAATCTGTTGTTCGAAAGCCGTGTCGACAACCAGCTCAAAGTGCGCGGCCACCGTGTGGAACCGGGCGAGGTCGAGGCGGCGCTGCACCGGGTGGGCCGGTTTCATGAGGTGGTCGTCGCGAGCCGCAACGGCAATCGAGACCTAGTCGCCTATGTGGTGCCGCGACCAGGGACGGATGTCGACCCCGACGACACCATTCTGAACGTCCGCAAGCTGTTGCCCGCGTACGCCGTGCCCTCGATGATCGTCCGGATCGGCGCGGTGCCTCAGACCCGGAACGGGAAGACCGACTACGCGGCCCTGGCGGCGTTGGCGGTGGATAAGGGTGACAGAGAACCGAACCCGGTAGCGGATCCGCTGCTTCAAGCGGTCCTCGACTGCTTCTTCGAGTACGCCCAGGGTACGGGCGGTTCCCCCGATAGCGGGTTCATCGAAGTCGGCGGGACCTCATTGGGCGCGATACAGGCAGCGGCAGATCTCCGCAGACGGCTCGGTAAGAGAGTCAGTGCGGCGGACATCCTGCGCGCACCGTCAGCGCATGCTCTGGCCCGGCTGCTGGCTGACGCGACGGAAGCGACTAGTGCAGGCCCGTTAACGGGCACGATGCGCGGTCCTCTTACCCCGGCGCAGCTTGCGATGTGGCTCCACGAACAAGTGACTCAAGATGACCTCCGCTATGTCGAGGTGGTCGCGTTCGATTTTCCGACAGGGCTCGACACCCTCCGGCTGGTTGGCGCGATACGTACGGCCGCTGCGAGACATCTGGCGTTCGGGGCACGGATCGTCGAGGAGAGCAGCGGCCCGCATTGGTCGTTGGGTGAGCGCATGGTTGCTGTCGGGTGCCCAGAACGGGCAGTGATCGCGGGATCGGCGGAGCACGCCGTTCGGATCGCCGAGGCGTTCGGCGCGTTCGACCTGTCGACGGGGCCGCTGATGCGTGCGGAGGTCATTCGGTGCGGTCCCGATTCCGGCACGGTGGTGTTCTCCTGGCACCACCTTGTCATTGACGGTTGGTCGCTTCGGAGGTTCCTTGCGGAGGTCGGCCGGTGCTACCGCGATGACACGTACGAGCCGGCCAGCGAACCGAGAACGGTATGCGATCTCGCGGCGTTGTCCGCAGCCGCCCAAGCGGATCCGGGCTTCGCTGCCCGAGTCAGCGCTCGGGCCGACCGGATTCGCGGCTCGGGTCCGATCCGATTCGCCTGGCCCGGATCTGTTTCCGCCGAGGTGGAGCCAGACCGGGGACTGTGCATTCTCTTCCATCTCACCGGCTTGGAAAACGAGGCACTTCTCGCACGCGCGCGCCAATTCGACGTCACGATCCACACGATCTACCTCAGCGCGTTCCAAGATTCGGTACAGCGGGTCACGGGTCTGCGCGACTTCAACGTCGCCATCGCCGTGTCCGAGCGTGATGTGTGGGGTGCGGGGGATGTCGCAGGCTGTCTGGTCAACACCGTTCTGGTGCCGGCCGCTGATCCCGACCTCTCCACGGCGAATTACGTCCGCAGTGTCGGGACGGCGGTCAAGACTGCCTTGGCGGACGTCGACATCCCGTTTTCGGCTGTCATGCGAGAGCTGCTCAGGGGAATCAAGCCCCGGCCGTCAAATGTTCCTCAGCTCTACTTCACCATGGATCAGGCCGCGACTCTAGATCTCGGCTCCATCGAAGGCCGTCCGCGGTATATCACGCAGCGCAGCCCGAAGTTCGAAATGACATTCAGGCTCGACGTCGGCGCGACAGACGTCCACGGGGAGCTCGCATTCCAGCCGACCGCGGTACCGCCGGGGGTGGCCCAGGCCGTGGTTGACGAGTTCGTGGCGGCTGTCGCCCGGCTCTGCTTATCTCACTAG
- a CDS encoding formyltransferase family protein has product MSEPESFDCWLIGGGILVAECGQTLLRRGHRIGAVITDDQEIREWAREHRIPWRENLDAAAAASGGRPDFLFSIANGVILTPGQIQVPRVSAINFHSSPLPRYAGVNQTCWAIYHGEADYAVSWHVIDPDIDTGDILLQQWFGLDRDETALSLNLKCHSAGVVSFARLVTGLESGDITPRKQDLSQRSYFARKDTLPHGGIVSWDSEAAQIERACRAADHGPFVNRLGVPKIVVGEHVFVLRRAAVVDRPKGAIGTVEVDGNGSVVVAATDRGVRIDELTTLDGTAVPPRSAIVASLERAGIAASPLSYLPAQILEQAADVARRSARHEDEWVDVLDGLQPVALPGIPDLTAADVQERQPISVDRRTKRVLSDTWAASAEIDVALSGWLAAITPRGQEGASVLWSTPTLRSVTDGVGMLFADAVPISVAVPRDATFAEFVALTADQRAAAERRGTFLRDLEARIPRASPRPPLQIAFSEEADRQDAPSADSLVTVFLGPRASWAVCANTAPDLASEVWWAASVVARRVQTIICAAAESPTLTLAQLCDMA; this is encoded by the coding sequence GTGAGCGAACCGGAATCGTTCGACTGCTGGCTAATCGGGGGCGGCATCTTGGTCGCTGAGTGTGGGCAGACGCTACTGCGGCGAGGCCACCGCATCGGAGCGGTGATCACCGACGACCAGGAGATCCGAGAGTGGGCACGGGAGCACCGGATCCCTTGGCGGGAGAATCTTGACGCTGCAGCCGCCGCCTCGGGCGGACGCCCGGATTTCCTGTTCAGCATCGCCAATGGAGTGATTCTGACTCCCGGCCAGATCCAGGTGCCGCGGGTGTCCGCGATCAACTTCCACAGCTCTCCCCTGCCACGGTATGCCGGCGTCAACCAGACCTGCTGGGCGATCTACCACGGTGAGGCGGACTACGCGGTCTCGTGGCATGTCATCGATCCGGACATCGACACCGGCGACATCCTCCTCCAACAGTGGTTCGGTCTCGACCGCGACGAGACGGCGTTGAGCCTCAACCTCAAATGTCACAGCGCCGGTGTCGTCAGTTTCGCTCGCCTGGTGACCGGTTTGGAATCCGGCGACATCACACCTCGAAAGCAGGATCTGTCCCAGCGGAGCTACTTCGCACGCAAGGACACGCTGCCACATGGCGGAATCGTTTCGTGGGACTCTGAGGCCGCCCAGATCGAGCGCGCGTGCCGCGCGGCCGACCACGGCCCGTTCGTGAATCGGCTGGGCGTACCGAAGATCGTTGTCGGCGAGCATGTTTTCGTCTTGCGCCGAGCCGCCGTCGTGGATCGACCGAAAGGCGCGATAGGCACTGTCGAAGTCGACGGGAACGGGTCGGTGGTGGTCGCCGCCACCGACCGCGGCGTGCGGATCGACGAGTTGACCACGTTGGATGGCACCGCGGTGCCACCGCGATCGGCCATCGTCGCATCCTTGGAGCGGGCCGGAATCGCCGCCAGCCCGCTCTCCTACCTGCCCGCGCAGATCCTGGAGCAAGCGGCCGACGTGGCCAGACGGAGTGCCCGGCACGAAGATGAATGGGTCGACGTGCTGGACGGCCTCCAGCCCGTTGCGCTGCCTGGGATCCCGGACCTTACGGCTGCGGACGTACAGGAGCGGCAGCCGATTTCCGTGGACCGGCGTACGAAGCGGGTTCTGTCGGACACCTGGGCGGCTTCTGCCGAGATCGATGTCGCTCTCAGCGGCTGGCTGGCGGCGATCACCCCGCGGGGGCAAGAGGGCGCCAGCGTCCTCTGGAGCACACCCACGCTGCGCTCTGTGACAGATGGCGTGGGGATGCTGTTCGCTGACGCCGTTCCGATCAGTGTGGCGGTGCCACGTGACGCGACGTTCGCCGAGTTCGTGGCCCTTACGGCGGATCAGCGCGCGGCCGCCGAGCGGAGGGGGACGTTTCTGCGCGACCTTGAAGCCCGAATACCTCGTGCGTCGCCGCGGCCCCCGCTTCAGATCGCGTTCAGCGAGGAGGCAGACCGCCAGGACGCTCCGTCGGCGGATTCCTTGGTGACCGTCTTTCTGGGGCCGCGGGCATCCTGGGCGGTCTGTGCCAATACAGCCCCGGATCTGGCTTCCGAGGTGTGGTGGGCCGCATCCGTCGTTGCCAGGCGGGTCCAGACCATCATTTGCGCGGCCGCCGAATCGCCGACACTGACGCTCGCGCAGCTGTGCGACATGGCCTGA
- a CDS encoding MbtH family protein produces the protein MFEDEDGRTYKVVINHEEQYSIWPAERECPVGWRECGPTGPKADCLAHIEEVWTDMRPLSLRKFMEAAADSQA, from the coding sequence ATGTTCGAGGACGAAGACGGTAGGACCTACAAGGTGGTCATCAACCACGAGGAGCAGTACTCCATCTGGCCGGCCGAGCGAGAATGTCCCGTGGGATGGCGCGAGTGCGGGCCGACCGGCCCCAAAGCGGACTGCCTGGCCCACATCGAAGAGGTCTGGACGGACATGCGCCCGCTGAGCCTGCGGAAGTTCATGGAAGCGGCCGCCGACAGCCAGGCGTGA
- a CDS encoding 3-hydroxyacyl-CoA dehydrogenase family protein, with the protein MRSVGVVGAGTMGRGVSQMFAEAGIDVVCVDVSEQALRAARAEIDRNLRLAPLTRGFRPDHAAVAARIEFTSDYQALSQVGYVVENVTENWTVKAQVYPLLDAICGEECVLGVNTSAIPITRVAGLTGRADRVVGTHIMNPAPMMPTVEVIRGHLTSAESVTLTSSLFARTGRRSVVVNDMPGFVTNRVMMLTVNEAAFLIQDGVATPSDVDRLFRECFNHKMGPLATADLIGLDTVLFSLEVLYEDFKDPKYRPCPYLRRLVDAGLHGRKTGAGFFDYETI; encoded by the coding sequence ATCCGGTCAGTCGGCGTCGTCGGCGCCGGCACGATGGGCCGCGGCGTCTCCCAGATGTTCGCCGAAGCCGGCATCGACGTGGTCTGCGTCGATGTATCAGAACAGGCCTTGCGCGCAGCCCGCGCCGAGATCGACCGGAACCTCCGGCTGGCGCCGCTGACCCGGGGCTTCCGACCGGACCACGCGGCGGTGGCGGCCCGGATCGAGTTCACCTCTGACTACCAGGCTCTGTCACAGGTCGGATACGTCGTCGAGAACGTGACCGAGAACTGGACCGTCAAGGCCCAGGTCTACCCGCTACTCGACGCGATCTGCGGGGAAGAATGCGTGCTCGGGGTGAATACGTCGGCGATCCCGATCACGAGGGTGGCCGGTCTCACGGGCCGTGCCGACCGGGTGGTCGGCACGCACATCATGAACCCGGCACCGATGATGCCCACCGTGGAGGTGATCCGCGGCCACCTGACCTCCGCCGAATCCGTCACGTTGACCAGCTCGCTGTTCGCCCGGACGGGAAGACGGTCGGTGGTCGTCAACGACATGCCCGGGTTCGTTACCAACAGGGTCATGATGCTCACGGTCAACGAGGCCGCCTTCCTGATCCAGGACGGGGTCGCCACGCCTTCCGACGTCGATCGCCTGTTCCGGGAATGCTTCAACCACAAGATGGGCCCGCTGGCGACGGCGGACCTGATCGGCCTGGACACCGTGCTCTTTTCCCTTGAAGTCCTCTATGAAGACTTCAAGGACCCGAAATATCGGCCGTGCCCCTACCTGCGTCGTCTCGTCGACGCCGGTCTGCACGGACGCAAGACCGGCGCGGGCTTCTTCGACTACGAAACGATCTGA
- a CDS encoding cyclase family protein: MTRIVDLTHGFYDGMPAYPADWFPAFATESTMTPTSDPNGTQRTFSVLHLFPHNATHMEYRLHFFPGAEGIDAVPLETLVGRACVADLSYKKDLEPVTGEDLDAVLADIWHPGDRLLIRTDYVRRAWGRSDYWDVPPYLTPSAAKWAVDNQAVLVGFDCLTELPGDRQSPVHHMLLSAGIPLLEYLTNMHELSRDVVELIALPIKVAGVEAAPARVVAIETDEAR; this comes from the coding sequence ATGACACGTATCGTCGATCTCACACACGGATTCTACGACGGGATGCCTGCATATCCCGCAGACTGGTTCCCTGCTTTTGCGACGGAGTCCACTATGACCCCGACGTCCGATCCGAATGGGACGCAGCGCACCTTCAGCGTTCTTCATCTCTTTCCGCACAACGCGACCCACATGGAGTATCGCCTGCATTTCTTTCCGGGAGCTGAGGGAATCGACGCGGTTCCACTGGAGACTCTCGTCGGGCGGGCGTGCGTCGCAGACCTCTCATACAAGAAGGATCTGGAACCGGTCACCGGCGAGGACCTCGATGCCGTACTCGCCGACATTTGGCATCCCGGAGATCGGCTCCTGATCCGCACTGACTACGTTCGCAGGGCCTGGGGGCGCAGTGACTACTGGGATGTGCCACCGTATCTGACGCCGTCCGCTGCGAAGTGGGCGGTCGATAACCAAGCGGTGCTTGTCGGTTTCGACTGCCTCACCGAGCTTCCGGGTGACCGGCAGTCACCCGTGCACCACATGCTGCTCTCTGCGGGCATTCCACTTCTCGAATACCTCACGAACATGCATGAGTTGAGTCGCGACGTCGTCGAGCTGATCGCGCTGCCGATCAAGGTCGCGGGTGTCGAGGCGGCGCCGGCCCGGGTGGTGGCCATCGAGACCGACGAGGCCCGGTGA
- a CDS encoding phosphopantetheine-binding protein, which translates to MDATVAEGETPLDSVRTFVGRHVGEEPVADDDDIFATGRVNSLFAVQLVMWVERTYDIAVGPEELNVGNFNSISAVADFISHKTAARSDQTS; encoded by the coding sequence ATGGATGCGACCGTGGCGGAAGGCGAAACCCCACTGGACTCCGTGCGGACGTTCGTCGGCAGACACGTCGGCGAGGAGCCGGTCGCGGACGACGACGACATCTTCGCCACCGGCAGGGTCAACTCGCTTTTCGCCGTCCAGCTGGTGATGTGGGTGGAGCGGACCTATGACATCGCAGTCGGCCCGGAGGAGTTGAACGTCGGCAATTTCAACTCCATAAGCGCGGTCGCGGACTTCATCAGTCACAAGACCGCCGCGCGCAGCGATCAGACCAGTTGA
- a CDS encoding anthranilate synthase component I family protein, whose amino-acid sequence MSTLADIGDRLASVEAVVAVSGEPVWRHEIVLPGALDPVSVAAALRGGRRTMLLRAERDPVARVVLAVGELAVVSTGVRADSAGGIATPTILQQAIAFLDDLQLRDAVLPEERRWFGVLGFDAIRDFERLGPEKDQDLPVYDFFLPEAIVSFEPESVRVVGRGTTPPTAARVCDHVVEAIVGSRPAVFAEPSTSPGVFTFGAADYADAVTAAKQHIVDGDVFQVVLSVGVTAESDADGLAVYRELSRFNPSPYQFWYSAGAFEVAGCSPEPCVELADGLALVRPLAGTRPRGARRQDDLRAERDLLGSHKELAEHRMLVDLARNDLGRVCDPGTVTVPRLLGVERFSHVMHLTSEVTGRLAADRTVADLIQATFPAGTMTGAPKLRAIEVIDELEPRGRGLYSGAVGSFGPEGVDLVLVIRSVVLTGGRIRIQAGGGIVYDSDAKHERDECFAKLAAPARAVRLDLGGKLR is encoded by the coding sequence GTGAGCACGCTCGCCGATATCGGAGACCGGCTCGCGTCTGTCGAGGCGGTGGTAGCCGTCTCCGGCGAGCCTGTATGGCGCCATGAGATCGTGCTGCCCGGTGCCTTGGACCCGGTGTCGGTCGCGGCGGCGCTGCGCGGCGGACGAAGAACTATGCTGCTCAGGGCCGAACGGGACCCGGTAGCGCGTGTCGTACTGGCCGTGGGCGAGCTGGCTGTCGTCAGTACCGGTGTGCGCGCCGATTCCGCGGGCGGGATCGCCACACCGACAATCCTGCAGCAAGCTATCGCCTTCCTGGACGACCTCCAGCTGCGGGACGCTGTGCTTCCTGAAGAGCGCCGCTGGTTCGGCGTACTCGGGTTCGACGCGATCCGCGACTTCGAACGGCTCGGACCGGAGAAGGATCAGGATCTGCCCGTCTACGACTTCTTCCTTCCTGAAGCCATCGTCAGCTTCGAACCGGAGAGTGTGCGGGTGGTGGGGCGTGGTACCACCCCACCGACTGCCGCGCGAGTGTGCGATCACGTCGTCGAGGCGATTGTCGGATCCAGGCCGGCTGTCTTCGCCGAGCCCAGTACTTCTCCCGGTGTGTTCACCTTCGGGGCTGCTGATTACGCCGACGCGGTCACTGCCGCAAAGCAGCACATCGTCGACGGGGACGTCTTCCAAGTGGTCTTGTCCGTCGGGGTCACCGCGGAATCGGACGCGGACGGTCTGGCCGTGTATCGGGAGCTGAGCCGATTCAACCCGTCGCCGTATCAGTTCTGGTACAGCGCCGGAGCATTCGAGGTGGCGGGCTGCTCACCCGAGCCATGCGTGGAACTCGCCGACGGTCTTGCACTGGTCCGGCCCCTTGCTGGCACCCGGCCTCGTGGGGCGCGGCGACAAGACGATCTGCGCGCTGAACGGGATCTTCTCGGTTCGCACAAGGAACTCGCCGAGCATCGGATGTTGGTCGATCTGGCCCGCAATGATCTGGGCCGCGTATGTGACCCGGGCACGGTGACCGTGCCTCGGCTGCTCGGGGTGGAGCGGTTCTCCCACGTCATGCATCTGACCTCGGAGGTCACCGGTCGGCTGGCCGCCGACCGCACAGTCGCGGACCTGATCCAGGCGACGTTTCCGGCGGGGACGATGACAGGGGCCCCGAAACTGCGTGCCATCGAGGTCATCGACGAGCTCGAACCACGAGGACGTGGCCTCTACTCCGGAGCAGTCGGCAGCTTTGGCCCGGAGGGCGTCGATCTCGTTCTCGTGATACGGAGCGTTGTGTTGACCGGCGGGCGTATAAGGATCCAGGCGGGCGGGGGCATCGTCTACGACTCCGACGCGAAGCATGAGCGAGACGAGTGTTTCGCCAAGCTGGCCGCACCGGCCCGTGCGGTCCGGCTCGACCTTGGAGGCAAACTTCGGTGA